GAACTCGCCCGTCAACACGCTGGCCGGGTGCAAGGTGCCGGCTTCGTACAGCGCCCACATTTCCTTGGCGTATTTGGTCTTTTTCAACTCTGGCGCAAACCGGCCGAAGTAAGACGCCATGTTGCCCACGTCCCGCTCCAGCATGCTGAACGCGTGGTTGTTGCCCGCCGCGTCTACCGCTTGCGGCAAGTCGATGATCACCGGGCCCGTCGGAGTCAACAGCACGTTGAACTCGGACAGGTCACCGTGCACCAGACCGGTACACAGCATCAGCACGATCTGCGAAATCAGGAACGCGTGATATTCGCGCGCCTGGTCCGGCTCCAGCACCACGTCGTTCAGACGCGGCGCGGCATCGCCGTACTCGTCGGCCACCAGCTCCATGAGCAGTACGCCTTCGAGGAAGTCATACGGCTTGGGCACCCGAACACCGGCACCGGCCAGACGGAACAGCGCCGCCACTTCGGCGTTCTGCCAGGCGTCTTCGGTTTCTTTCTTGCCGAATTTCGAGCCTTTGGCCATCGCTCGAGCCTGGCGGCTGTTGCGCACCTTGCGGCCTTCCTGATATTCGGCCGCCTGACGGAAACTGCGTTTATTCGCCTCCTTGTAGACCTTCGCGCAACGTAGCTCGTTACCGCAGCGCACCACATAAACAGCTGCTTCTTTACCACTCATGAGTGGGCGCAGCACCTCGTCGACCAGACCGTCCTCGATCAGGGGTTCAATGCGTTTTGGAGTCTTCATCAGCTTTTATTGTGGGTCCTTTATTACCAAACACGCGAAAGTCTTTCGTTATACGGCAATCCACTCGTTCGGGGGAGGGGTTGCCGACCTATGAACGTCGTGATGCACACAATGTGCCGAATTAATCGGCCAACTCCTTTCGGTCGTCATCGGCCGCCCGAGATCATAGCTGAGCCTGCACCACTGTGTGGCGAAGGGGTGCGAGGGCATTTGCGACAGAAGCTGACACCTTAATTCACACCCTTCGTAGGATATTTCTCACCAAGCCTCAATTTCCCATTAATTCAGCCGAAGTCCTCAGTGACAGAGTGATTTGTCCGACAATCGTTCCGACTACAAAAACGATGGCGCGCTCAGGGATCCGGGTTGATCAAATACGTTTACGGCTGCCAATAATCCGCGAGTCATCTGCACTGCGTGGGCCTACAAGAAAAATCTGGAGCGCGGATGAACATCAAACAGAAGTTGACCTGGGCGTTTGCAATCATCGCCTGCCTGCCCGTGGTGCTGGTCGCCACCCTCGTGGTGCTGAATCTGCGCAGTGACGCCAAGGAGAATTTCGTCGACAGCAGTGGTCGTGAAATTCGTCAGGTCAGCAACGCCATGCAATTGTTCTTCGACGGCATCAGCCAGAACGTCGACTACCTGGCCAGACAACCGCTGATCAAGAACTCCGACGACAGCCTCAAGACCTACATGAGCGCCAACGCCGAGAGCATTCCCCAAGGCGAGATGGACAAAAAGGTCTTCAGCCTCCTGCAGGACCTGGGCAACAGCCATCCGTCCTACGCCTATGCCATCCTCGGCACTGCGGCGGGCGGTTACGTGTCCTGGCCGGACGACGCGAAGCTGAACAATTACGACCCGCGCCAGCGCCCCTGGTACAAGGCGGCCCAGGCCAAGCCGGGCAAACCATTTCGCACCGAGGCCTATTACTGGGCCCAGGACGATGCGACCTACGTCAGCACCGTGCGCACCATCGACAACCAATTGGGCACCAACGGCGGCGTGGTCAGTATCGACGTGACGCTCAAGCAGCTCACCGAGATCGTCAAGCAGATCAAACTGGGTGAAACCGGCTACCTGATGCTGCTGGAAAACACCGGCACCGTGCTGGTCGATCCGAAACAACCGGAACACAACTTCAAAGCCCTGAGCAGCCTCGGCGAAGGTTATGCGCAACTGGCCAAGGCCGGCAAAGGCCTGGTGGAAGTCGAGTTGAACGGCGAACGCTACATGGCCAACGTCTGGCCGTCGGAGCAACTGGGCTGGACCTTTATCGGCCTGATCAAGCAAAACGATGTGATGAGCTCCGCGACTCAACTGACTTGGCTGATCGCAATCATCGCCGCCGTTCTGGCAGTGTTCTTCGCCATCATTGGCGCCAGTTTCGCCAGTGTCATCGTGCGACCGATCCGCAGCGTGGCCAGCGGCCTGGAAGGCATCGCCCAAGGTGAAGGCGACCTGACCAAAAACCTGGAAATCCGTGGCAGCGACGAAACCGCGCAACTGGCCAACTGGTTCAATCAGTTCCTGACGGCGATTCGTAACCTGATCCAAAGCATCGGCGGTGCCGCGACCAAGATTCTCGCCACCTCGAAGAGCTCGACTCAGGTTTCCAGCGACATGGCTGAAGCCGCCGGGCGCCAGCGTGAGGCGGTGGACATGGTGTCCACGGCGTTCCATGAAATGGTCGCCACCGCCAACGAAGTCGCGCGCTCATGCAGCCAGGCGGCAGAATCCGCCGACAGTGGCCAGCGCCAGGCGCGTCAAGGTCAGCAACAGATTGATGCGGCCGTGACCAGCGTTGATCGCCTGAGCCAGGAAATCGAACAGTCGGCGCAGTCGATGCAACAGCTCGAACGCGACAGCAACGACATCCAGTCGATCCTGGGGACCATTCGCTCGATTGCCGAACAGACCAACCTGCTGGCCCTGAACGCCGCCATTGAGGCTGCACGGGCCGGTGAGCAAGGTCGCGGGTTTGCAGTGGTGGCGGATGAAGTCCGGGCACTGGCCAAACGCACGGCGGATTCCACGGCGGAAATCGATGGCTTGCTGGGCAACCTGGCCAAGCGCACCAGCCAAGTGACTCAACAGATGCATGCGAGCCTGGAAGTGTCGCAACAATCGGTGACCCGCATCGGTGAAGCGCGCAGCAGTTTCGGGCTGATTCGTGAGTCGGTGGATGTGATTCGCGACATGAACACGCAGATCGCCACGGCGGCGGAAGAACAGCATCAGGTGGCCGAAGACATCAACCGGCACATCAGCCAGATCCATGGCGACGCGCAGTTGGTGGCAGAACTGGCGAACTCGGCGCGCCTGGACTCGCAGAGCCTGGCCGGGTTGTCGAATGAACTGGACGGGTTGGTTCGTCGCTTCAGGACCTGAGGTCGCTGATCTAACGGGTCGAAAACCGATACCTGTGGCGAGGGCGCTTGCTCCCGCTCGGCCGCGAAGCGGTCGCAAACCGGTAAACACGGAATACCTGATACAGCGTGTTTACTGGATTGGGACCGCTTCGCGCTCCAGCGGGAGCAAGCTCCCTCGCCACAATTACTGTTTGAACAATTCACCGGGTGTGAAGCCGAACAACCCCTTGAACGCCGCAATAAACGCCGACGTCGAGTCATACCCACAAGACAGCGCGGCATGGGTCACGCTGTCGCCCTCCTCCAGCAAACTCAGCGACGACAGCAACCGCATTCGCTGTCGCCACCCGCGAAAGCTCAGCCCGGTCTCGCGCTGGAACAAGCGCATCAGCGTCTTTTCCGAGGTGCCCAGGCGTTGCGCCCATTCCTGCAACGTCACACTGAGCTCCGGACGTTCGATCAGCTCATTGCACAACCCGAGCAGCCGTTCATGACGCGGCAACGGCAGGGAAAACCCCACCTCCGGCAGATTCGCCAACTGATCCAGCAGCACATTCACCAGCCGCGTTTCCGGGCTATCGCCCTGCGGATACTCCACCGGCAGCAAGCAAAAACGCTTGATCAGCTCCCGGGCCAGCGGCGTGACTTCCAGCACCCGACAACGCCCGTCGGCCCACTCACAGTCCTCGCGGCGCACGTAAAGGCTGCGCATTTCGGCGCGCATCGAGGTCACCACTTGGTGTTCGAGGTCCGCCGGAATCCAGATCCCCCACTGCGGCGGCGCAAAGAAACTGCCCTCAGCCGTGTGCACGCCGAGAACGCCGCTGATGGCGTAGGAAAACTGCACCCAATCGTGGCGATGAGGTGGCGTCCACGACCCGGCATTCAGACTTTCCGCCCGAGCGAACAGCGGACGCGGTAGCGCCTTCAGCGTCGGAATGGCCCGTTCGAGGGAAAGTTGTCCGTTAGCCGGCATTGATTGGCCTTATGTCGCAAGACGGCAGATAGGGCCGACGTTAGGCTAAGTCATCAATTCTTACAAATGTATTCGGTGGCCGTTATGCATGCCTTCAAACACCTCAAACGCGTGGTCACCGACTGGTTCTTGTGCGGCATGCTGATCGCCACGCTGCTGGCGTATTTCTTCCCGGTCTTCGGCGCCACAGGTGGTGGGATGCACGCGGAATATGTGATCAACATCGGCGTGTTCCTCGTGTTCTTCCTGCACGGGGTCAATCTCTCCAGCGAGCAGATCAGCCATGGCCTGAAGAACTGGAAGCTGCACGTGATGGTCCAGGGTTTCACCTTCATGGTGTTCCCGTTGATCTGGTTGCTGAGCGACAAGCTGCTGGGGTCGCACGTGCCTTCGCTGTTGATGCTTGGCTTCTTCTACCTCTGCGCCCTGCCGTCGACCATTTCGTCGTCTGTGGCCCTGACTGGCAGCGCGGGCGGCAACGTGCCGGCGGCGATTCTCAATGCGAGTCTGTCCAGCGTGCTGGGGATATTCCTGACG
This region of Pseudomonas mandelii genomic DNA includes:
- a CDS encoding AraC family transcriptional regulator — translated: MPANGQLSLERAIPTLKALPRPLFARAESLNAGSWTPPHRHDWVQFSYAISGVLGVHTAEGSFFAPPQWGIWIPADLEHQVVTSMRAEMRSLYVRREDCEWADGRCRVLEVTPLARELIKRFCLLPVEYPQGDSPETRLVNVLLDQLANLPEVGFSLPLPRHERLLGLCNELIERPELSVTLQEWAQRLGTSEKTLMRLFQRETGLSFRGWRQRMRLLSSLSLLEEGDSVTHAALSCGYDSTSAFIAAFKGLFGFTPGELFKQ
- a CDS encoding methyl-accepting chemotaxis protein, with the translated sequence MVSTAFHEMVATANEVARSCSQAAESADSGQRQARQGQQQIDAAVTSVDRLSQEIEQSAQSMQQLERDSNDIQSILGTIRSIAEQTNLLALNAAIEAARAGEQGRGFAVVADEVRALAKRTADSTAEIDGLLGNLAKRTSQVTQQMHASLEVSQQSVTRIGEARSSFGLIRESVDVIRDMNTQIATAAEEQHQVAEDINRHISQIHGDAQLVAELANSARLDSQSLAGLSNELDGLVRRFRT
- a CDS encoding PA4780 family RIO1-like protein kinase, which gives rise to MKTPKRIEPLIEDGLVDEVLRPLMSGKEAAVYVVRCGNELRCAKVYKEANKRSFRQAAEYQEGRKVRNSRQARAMAKGSKFGKKETEDAWQNAEVAALFRLAGAGVRVPKPYDFLEGVLLMELVADEYGDAAPRLNDVVLEPDQAREYHAFLISQIVLMLCTGLVHGDLSEFNVLLTPTGPVIIDLPQAVDAAGNNHAFSMLERDVGNMASYFGRFAPELKKTKYAKEMWALYEAGTLHPASVLTGEFDEPEELADVGGVIREIEAARLDEERKQAVRAADDAPPGKTEEPPPPWMQ